GCGGATCGACTTTGCCGTGGTCGGCAACTCGTTCTCCACCAATCCATGACGGATCAACAGGTCACGCGCCGTCGCGGGATCGATCGGTGCAAGCGGAACTCGCCGACGCACCACCACCGGCAATCCAAACAGCGACTGCCGCTGGTAGCAAAACGCTCCGCCACTTTTACGACTCCAATGTGGATCGCTGTAGGACGACTTCAGCAAATGCCCGCCCACCGATTCGATCCAACCGGGTTGAATCTTCGCGCAGGTGCGAGCGTACTGCTTGGCGGTCTCAACCAACTCCGCCGCGACAATCCACTTCGGCTTCGATTCGAAGATGCCGCTTCCCGGCCACAAGTACAGCTTCAATCCGCCCGCGCCGGTGTACTCGTTCTTATCGCCCGCCATCGCAATCCCGGACAACAACCCCGTCATCAAGGCTTGATGTACCAAGACATAGCGATCCGCATCGACGATGGGCTGTTCGTTGGCTTGCTTCGCAGGATCCAGTGGCGCGTAACGAATTTTGCCGACGGAACGACCGCGTCCGGTCGAATTTGCCCCCGCCTTCGGATCCGTCGCTTGGCCACGGTCGTCGCTCGACTTTGGCTTCCTTCGTCGCCGACGTTTGCCTTCGCCAATCGACGACGCCATTTCCTTCAACTGTCGATATACGTCAGCCCATTCGCGCATCCGAGCGGGCGACAAAAAGTTCTTACGTAGAATTCGCGTCAACTTGCCGCGACTGTGTTCGCTTCGCATGGCGTCATAAAAGCGCCACAGTCGAAGCAACGAAAGGAAATCGCTTTCCGGATCCTTGAATGCGGCGTGAGCTTCATCCGCCGCCGCCTTCTTTTCCGGTGGACGGTCTCTCGGATCAGGGTTCTCCATCGCGGCCGCAATCGGCAAGACTTCTGGCAACACCCCCAAATCTTTCGCTGCAATCAGAATGCGACCGACGCGAGGATCCACGGGCAATCGTCCGAGTTGCCAACCAACGTCGTTCAGTTCCTGTTCTTCATCGAGAGCCCCCAATTCCTGCAGCGTCCGCATCCCTTCGCGAATGGCTTCCGGACGCGGCGGGTCGATCATCGGGAACTGGTCCAAGCGTCCCAAGCGGAGCGTTTTGCTTTGCAAGACGACGCTGGCCAAGTTGGTTCGCCGGATTTCTGGTGTTGTAAACGCGTCGCGTGACTCAAAATCTTCGACGCTGTAAAGACGCACGCAGATCCCCGGGCCCACCCGTCCGCAACGCCCCGATCGCTGGTTCGCACTGGCGCGACTGATCGGTTCCACCGGCAAACGCTGCACCTTGGTCCGCGCGCTGTACCGGCTGATCCGAGCCGTTCCGGAATCGATGACGTAGCGGATTCCTGGCACCGTGAGCGAGGATTCCGCAACGTTCGTCGCGAAGATGATCCGGCGCTTGTTGCCACTGGGATGAAAGATCGCTTGTTGCTGCGACTGCGGCAGTCGAGCGTACAAGGGCAACAGTTCCACTCGGTTGGTCAGCCCCATCCGCTTGTAGTGCCCAGCCACACGATGACTGACTTCGCGAATGTCACGTTCCGTCGGCAGAAAGACCAACGTGTCGCCACTGCCGTCGCGAGACAGAGCATCCAGCCCTCCGATCACGTGCCGCGACAAATCGTAATGCCGTCCATCCACCTCGGCGTCTTCTCCGGCGACATCTTCCCAAGGCAGATATCGCAGCTCGACCGGGTAACCGCGCCCTTCGACTTGCAAGATCGGCGCGGGCACGATCGCGTCGTCGGAATCCACGTTCTGGCTGGGGTCCAACGTTCCAAAGTGTTCCGCGAAGCGTTCCGCGTCGATCGTTGCCGAGGTGATGATGACTTTCAACTCCGGCCGACGATTGATCAATTGACGCAAATAGCCCAACAAGAAATCAATGTTGAGCGATCGTTCGTGGGCTTCGTCAATGATGATCGCGCTGTAGGCACGCAAGTCTCGGTCACTGCGGGTTTCCGCCAGCAGAATCCCGTCGGTCATTAGCTTGATTTTGGTGCGATCGCTGGTTTGATCACCAAAGCGAACTTGGTAACCGACGGCATCGCCCAACCGCGTTTGAGTCTCCTCCGCCAAACGAGTCGCGATGCTGCGTGCCGCCAAACGTCGGGGCTGGGTGTGTCCAATCATGCCCTGTTCGCCCAATCCGGCGTCGAGCAACATCTTGGGCAGTTGCGTGCTTTTCCCGCTGCCCGTTTCGCCGCAAATCACCAACACCTGATGCTCAGCGAGCAGATCCAGGATCGAATCGCGATGCGCCGTGATCGGCAACTCCGCCGGGTACTCGATCTTGATCGGAGTATCGGGCTCAGTCGAAGCCCTGGATTTGTCCGGGGCACCGGATCGCGACGCGGCGTCCAAATCAACGGGCGGCAGCTCAACGTCGGGCGAAAGCGATGGGCTGTGAGGTTTCTGCAGTGGGTTGGATTTTTGATTCACGTCGTTTCGGTGGTTGCTTGTTCCGTCAAGTCGGTTTCCTTCGTCGCAGCGACACGCCTCATCAGCTCTTCGATGAAACGTTCCCGGTCATCGGGCGAGACAATGAATTCACGTTTCGAGGTTCGCACAATGACCCGCCGGAGCGACAAAGCGGGACCGCTGACCAGAGTGGACGAAGGCACTGCTTCAGTGATGTCCGCGTAGTCGACTTGGTAGCAAAGCAGCCCACACCGAATCGATAGAGTGTCCTGGAGCAGCGTGTAACGGCACGGAATGGTGAAAACCGCCGTCACCGCGGCAATCGCGGCCGCCATCAAAACCATGGTGCCGGCCTCATCAGCCCGGCCCTCATTCAACAGGTACGCAGCAATTCCAACGGCCAAAAAGATCGGTGCGAGCAGCACAAAAACCAGCCACCGATCAACGGCGGACGGGAAAACGATGGGGGACGCATTTTTCATGCGGGCAGTTTAGCAGCACCGGCGAATTTGGTGACCGGAGGGCGATTTTGCCCCATTTGAGGCGATTACCGGGCCTTTCCAGAATAACCGCAACAAATTTGTGCTTTTTCTGTAACGAAACGCGATCTCGCCGCAAATGCTACTGAGACCGCATTCTCCGCCATTAAAATTCGAGCATGAACGATCCCCAAAACCACCCCGCACCTCGCATCGCCGCCGAATCGGCGGAAGAGCGATTCGTGCAGTTGGTGACGGAGCATCAGGCTCG
Above is a window of Rhodopirellula halodulae DNA encoding:
- the hrpA gene encoding ATP-dependent RNA helicase HrpA, whose protein sequence is MNQKSNPLQKPHSPSLSPDVELPPVDLDAASRSGAPDKSRASTEPDTPIKIEYPAELPITAHRDSILDLLAEHQVLVICGETGSGKSTQLPKMLLDAGLGEQGMIGHTQPRRLAARSIATRLAEETQTRLGDAVGYQVRFGDQTSDRTKIKLMTDGILLAETRSDRDLRAYSAIIIDEAHERSLNIDFLLGYLRQLINRRPELKVIITSATIDAERFAEHFGTLDPSQNVDSDDAIVPAPILQVEGRGYPVELRYLPWEDVAGEDAEVDGRHYDLSRHVIGGLDALSRDGSGDTLVFLPTERDIREVSHRVAGHYKRMGLTNRVELLPLYARLPQSQQQAIFHPSGNKRRIIFATNVAESSLTVPGIRYVIDSGTARISRYSARTKVQRLPVEPISRASANQRSGRCGRVGPGICVRLYSVEDFESRDAFTTPEIRRTNLASVVLQSKTLRLGRLDQFPMIDPPRPEAIREGMRTLQELGALDEEQELNDVGWQLGRLPVDPRVGRILIAAKDLGVLPEVLPIAAAMENPDPRDRPPEKKAAADEAHAAFKDPESDFLSLLRLWRFYDAMRSEHSRGKLTRILRKNFLSPARMREWADVYRQLKEMASSIGEGKRRRRRKPKSSDDRGQATDPKAGANSTGRGRSVGKIRYAPLDPAKQANEQPIVDADRYVLVHQALMTGLLSGIAMAGDKNEYTGAGGLKLYLWPGSGIFESKPKWIVAAELVETAKQYARTCAKIQPGWIESVGGHLLKSSYSDPHWSRKSGGAFCYQRQSLFGLPVVVRRRVPLAPIDPATARDLLIRHGLVENELPTTAKSIRHNRRLIESIEKLAAKTRRRDLVVDDYSLLSFYASRLPEDVCDRPRLEKFDRQHATPDWAAKLKDDVGLSAWLAEPPLVESTEQVDLDKTPYLRPEDILSVASVAIAADAYPDELAAGSSRLPLQYHFRPGAEDDGVHLTIHEAALPQVSDDALGWLVPGLLEPKVIAMIKSLPKRLRRNLVPAADVAAKVVAEISEQRGKVPFLPTLCEALTRHAEVRVVASDFQAEKLEPHLEFLVNVVDDSGKVIESTRGVDQVKARLGSRVVDDADVAAAADGPEEDWSREKMTTFDVDVLPREVIRKRGGVQVAQYPGLVDQGDFVSTKLFSEEASAESSTQLGLMRLYAMACKKDLRSQVRHLPALAEAKIKLAPVLPSSIMESALADLIIRVALVESQPGRRVPLVRKRSEFEEQVKMAPQRIGEATQDIAGWLTKLTESYHAMRCQWEEVTSSKLDDVRGEVMNQMEWLVAEDFVAWVPWQHLQHYPRYMKAIAYRLEKASSSASRDAESRQMIGTLWQRWLAGLPEDRRDPKSQRWSEFRWLIEELRVSQFAQPLGTAVKVSEKRCEKLLAT
- a CDS encoding PH domain-containing protein; translation: MKNASPIVFPSAVDRWLVFVLLAPIFLAVGIAAYLLNEGRADEAGTMVLMAAAIAAVTAVFTIPCRYTLLQDTLSIRCGLLCYQVDYADITEAVPSSTLVSGPALSLRRVIVRTSKREFIVSPDDRERFIEELMRRVAATKETDLTEQATTETT